The Paenibacillus polymyxa M1 DNA segment TCCGGTGTATCAGGATTGTAATATTCGTCCCTGTACAGCAAGAGGATATCGTCAGCAACCGCGCTGATTGCGGCGCTGCCTGATAAGTCTGAAACGAATGGTCTTTTATTCTGCCGACTCTCCACATCCTGCTTGACCTGAGATAAGCCGATCAGTGCGCAGTCACAGTCTTTTGCCGCCTTCCGTAGCTTCTGACAAACCCTATGCAAACCAGAACCGCTGTTGTCGTTTCGTTCAGCAGGCTCAACCACTTCCCGCAGGTAGTCCACAATGACCAAATCAAGCCCTTCTTGTCGCTTCAATCGGCGCATTTCGGAACAAATGTATTCCGCAGTCACGCCCCGGCTGTCGTCGATATGAATTTTTCGCAAAAACTCCATCTGCATAGAAATTCGTTCGATCTGTTCCGGTTTCAGATGCCCTGAGCGTATGGCTTGCAGGGGAATACTGCACAGATTAGCGATCATCCGGTTATAAATCTGCGCCTTGGACATTTCCAAGCTAAAGTCCGCAACCTTATGTCCTCGCTGGGTGGCCCGCATCTTAATTTCATTGGCGACGGCTGACTTACCCATGCTAGTTCGGGCTCCGATGACGACCAGATTAGTACGCTGGAACCCTAGCGTCAGTCGGTCCAATGCTGACCAGCCTGTCATAATGCCAAGCGCTCGGGAAGGATCTTGCGTTTTAAGTACCAAGTCCTCATACCACTGGATAATGTCGTCAACCGCCGTATCCTTCTGCAATGCTTTAGGCCGAATATCCAGTGAGCGCTGTTCAAATTCATCCAGTAATTCCTCAAAACCGCTTGAAGACAAATCCAAAAATTTATCGCGGTATTCACCAACCAAATCCAGCGCTTTACGACGCGCATCGGTTTCGATGAGCTGCCTGATATTCTGCTCCAGCATTGAAACTGCGATGGCAGAGCTGGCCAATTTAGACAGGTAGGAAATTCCCCCCACCTTTTCAAGATGCTTT contains these protein-coding regions:
- a CDS encoding replicative DNA helicase, with product MSSDLLNTELLEAEILGSFFRDPSLVGEVAVTLEPSLFTQPWHRNLLKMILELHRTEQELSMTMLVTVFEKHLEKVGGISYLSKLASSAIAVSMLEQNIRQLIETDARRKALDLVGEYRDKFLDLSSSGFEELLDEFEQRSLDIRPKALQKDTAVDDIIQWYEDLVLKTQDPSRALGIMTGWSALDRLTLGFQRTNLVVIGARTSMGKSAVANEIKMRATQRGHKVADFSLEMSKAQIYNRMIANLCSIPLQAIRSGHLKPEQIERISMQMEFLRKIHIDDSRGVTAEYICSEMRRLKRQEGLDLVIVDYLREVVEPAERNDNSGSGLHRVCQKLRKAAKDCDCALIGLSQVKQDVESRQNKRPFVSDLSGSAAISAVADDILLLYRDEYYNPDTPDLGILEINLAKQRNGPTGVVKLKFEKDTQQIA